One genomic region from Acidobacteriota bacterium encodes:
- the rplL gene encoding 50S ribosomal protein L7/L12 — MSVTREQVLEWIEGATILEVNELVKDMEEKFGITAAAMAPVAAAGAAGAADAGAAAEEKTEFDVVLKDIGAKKINVIKAVREVTSLGLKEAKDLVESAPKAVKEGVSKEEAEEIKKKFEDAGATVEVQ; from the coding sequence ATGTCGGTTACGCGTGAGCAAGTTTTGGAATGGATCGAGGGTGCCACCATCCTGGAAGTCAACGAGTTGGTCAAGGACATGGAAGAGAAGTTCGGCATTACGGCCGCCGCCATGGCTCCTGTGGCCGCCGCTGGAGCCGCGGGTGCGGCCGATGCCGGCGCAGCCGCCGAGGAGAAGACCGAATTCGATGTGGTTCTCAAGGATATCGGCGCCAAGAAAATCAACGTCATTAAGGCGGTCCGCGAAGTGACCAGCCTGGGTTTGAAGGAAGCCAAGGATTTGGTGGAGAGCGCTCCCAAGGCCGTTAAGGAAGGCGTCAGCAAAGAAGAGGCCGAAGAGATCAAGAAGAAGTTCGAGGACGCCGGAGCCACCGTCGAGGTTCAATAG